From one Candidatus Eremiobacterota bacterium genomic stretch:
- a CDS encoding CoA transferase encodes MHHQGPISGITIVDLSKVLAGPFATMICADLGARVIKVEPPGNGDDSRHFPPFIKGVSAYFASINRGKESIALNLKQEKDRAIFEKLLERADVIVENYRPGVMERLGYGWEELHKKYPRLIYAASSGFGHSGPYSQRAAYDMVVQGMGGIMSITGHPHSPPTRVGTSIGDIIAALYTVIGIEGALYRRTISGEGMKVDVAMLDGQVSILENAMARYFATGEVPTPLGARHPSIAPFEVYKTLDSHLVVAAGNDSLFEKLAAAMERPDLVANSLFATNPERVANLEHLNNELEPILITKTTAQWREILDKAGVPCGPINNVKNIIEDPQVLSRTMIIETDDPVAGPITMAGNPVKLSAYKDPKKRPPAPQLDENRERILDELGVKA; translated from the coding sequence GAACCTCCCGGCAACGGCGATGACTCCCGCCACTTTCCCCCCTTCATCAAAGGAGTTTCAGCCTATTTCGCCTCTATAAACAGGGGGAAGGAGAGCATCGCCCTCAATCTCAAGCAGGAGAAGGACCGCGCCATCTTTGAAAAACTGCTTGAGCGGGCTGATGTAATCGTTGAGAACTACCGTCCTGGGGTCATGGAACGCCTTGGTTACGGATGGGAAGAACTCCACAAGAAGTACCCGCGCCTCATCTATGCGGCCTCTTCCGGCTTCGGCCACTCAGGTCCATACTCGCAGCGAGCGGCTTATGATATGGTAGTACAGGGCATGGGCGGGATCATGAGCATCACCGGCCACCCCCATTCACCGCCAACCCGTGTCGGCACCTCAATAGGTGATATCATTGCCGCTCTTTACACTGTCATAGGTATTGAGGGCGCCCTCTACAGGAGGACTATAAGCGGCGAAGGAATGAAAGTAGATGTTGCCATGCTCGATGGGCAGGTTTCCATACTGGAAAATGCCATGGCCCGCTATTTCGCCACCGGAGAGGTGCCAACCCCCCTGGGGGCACGGCATCCTTCCATAGCGCCCTTTGAAGTATATAAGACCTTAGACAGTCACCTTGTGGTTGCTGCAGGAAATGACAGCCTCTTTGAGAAACTCGCCGCCGCAATGGAGCGGCCCGATCTTGTGGCCAACTCCCTCTTTGCCACAAATCCGGAAAGAGTCGCCAACCTTGAGCACCTCAACAATGAACTGGAACCAATCCTAATCACCAAGACTACCGCCCAGTGGCGCGAGATCCTTGATAAAGCCGGCGTCCCTTGTGGACCCATAAATAATGTAAAGAATATAATAGAAGATCCCCAGGTGCTCTCCCGGACCATGATCATAGAGACTGATGACCCCGTGGCGGGCCCCATTACCATGGCAGGGAATCCCGTCAAGCTCTCAGCCTATAAAGATCCAAAGAAACGCCCCCCTGCCCCTCAGCTCGATGAGAACAGGGAAAGAATTCTTGACGAGCTGGGAGTGAAGGCATAA